From a region of the Mycobacterium sp. SMC-8 genome:
- the tgt gene encoding tRNA guanosine(34) transglycosylase Tgt, translating into MNAELPGRLGRTGTIRTPHGDIQTPAFIAVGTQATVKAVLPETMKDLGAQAVLANAYHLYLQPGPDVVDEAGGLGAFMNWPGPTFTDSGGFQVMSLGVGFKKVLAMDTERLQADDIIAEGKERLAHVDDDGVTFRSHLNGSTHRFTPEVSIGIQHQLGADIIFAFDELTTLVNTREYQERSVQRTHEWAVRCLAEHRRLSQVRAHKPAQALFGVVQGAQYEDLRRQAARGLAQIVDEDSRGFDGYGIGGALEKQNLATIVGWVSSELPADKPRHLLGISEPDDLFAAVEAGADTFDCVSPSRVARNAAVYSAEGRFNITGSRYRRDFTPIDADCDCYTCAHYTRAYLHHLFKAKEILSATLCTIHNERFIIRLVDQIRASIPEGRFDDLREHVLGRYYAKT; encoded by the coding sequence GTGAACGCGGAACTCCCCGGCCGGCTCGGCCGCACCGGCACCATCCGAACCCCCCACGGTGACATCCAGACGCCGGCGTTCATCGCGGTCGGCACCCAGGCCACCGTCAAGGCCGTCCTGCCGGAAACAATGAAAGATCTTGGTGCTCAGGCCGTCCTGGCCAATGCCTATCATCTGTACCTGCAGCCGGGCCCCGATGTGGTCGACGAGGCCGGCGGACTCGGCGCGTTCATGAACTGGCCGGGGCCGACGTTCACCGACAGTGGCGGCTTCCAGGTGATGTCGCTGGGGGTGGGCTTCAAGAAGGTGCTCGCGATGGACACCGAGCGGCTGCAGGCCGACGACATCATCGCCGAGGGCAAGGAGCGGCTGGCGCACGTCGACGACGACGGTGTGACGTTCCGCTCGCATCTGAACGGGTCGACACATCGATTCACCCCGGAGGTGTCGATCGGCATCCAGCATCAGCTCGGCGCCGACATCATCTTCGCGTTCGACGAACTGACCACACTGGTCAACACCCGGGAGTACCAGGAGCGCTCGGTGCAACGCACCCACGAGTGGGCGGTGCGCTGCCTGGCCGAACACCGCCGGCTCTCGCAGGTGCGTGCGCACAAGCCGGCCCAGGCGCTGTTCGGTGTGGTGCAGGGCGCGCAGTACGAGGACCTGCGGCGCCAGGCCGCGCGCGGGCTGGCGCAGATCGTCGATGAGGACAGCCGGGGCTTTGACGGATACGGCATCGGGGGAGCGCTGGAGAAGCAGAACCTCGCGACGATCGTGGGATGGGTCAGCAGCGAACTGCCCGCCGACAAACCGCGCCACCTCCTCGGGATCAGCGAGCCCGATGACCTGTTCGCGGCGGTGGAGGCCGGCGCCGACACGTTCGACTGTGTGTCCCCGTCACGGGTGGCCCGCAACGCCGCGGTCTACTCGGCCGAGGGCCGCTTCAACATCACGGGTTCCCGGTACCGGCGCGACTTCACTCCGATCGACGCCGACTGCGACTGCTACACCTGCGCGCACTACACCCGCGCATACCTGCACCACCTGTTCAAGGCCAAGGAGATCCTGTCCGCGACGCTGTGCACGATCCACAACGAACGGTTCATCATCCGGCTGGTCGACCAGATTCGGGCCTCGATCCCCGAGGGCCGGTTCGACGATCTGCGTGAACACGTCCTCGGCCGCTACTACGCGAAGACCTGA
- a CDS encoding lipoprotein LpqH codes for MPTRRCLGAAVGVTFLAVPALAGCSSSPPEYQPEPGTLVAGTAQVTINGQDAGTTDAVQCDPAGTLLLMNTGDPDDPEAPGISAMISSKDELVVREVGIRDLGGFTGSYNQGLGGEASVGMTGRTYEISGTAEGFETSNPSFRASGNFRIKIAC; via the coding sequence GTGCCCACACGCAGGTGTCTCGGCGCCGCCGTCGGCGTGACCTTTCTGGCCGTGCCGGCGCTGGCAGGCTGCTCGTCGTCACCGCCCGAATACCAGCCGGAACCCGGGACGCTGGTCGCCGGCACGGCACAGGTGACGATCAACGGCCAGGACGCCGGAACCACCGACGCCGTGCAGTGTGACCCGGCCGGGACGCTGCTGCTCATGAACACCGGCGACCCGGACGACCCGGAGGCTCCCGGCATCTCGGCGATGATCTCCAGCAAGGACGAACTGGTGGTCCGCGAGGTCGGGATCCGCGACCTCGGCGGCTTCACCGGCAGCTACAACCAGGGCCTGGGCGGCGAGGCGTCGGTCGGCATGACCGGGCGCACCTATGAGATCTCGGGCACCGCCGAGGGCTTCGAGACCAGCAATCCCAGCTTCCGTGCTTCAGGAAACTTTCGGATAAAGATCGCTTGTTGA
- a CDS encoding lipoprotein LpqH, with protein MKREILVAVGGAAIVMAGVSGCGSDKSETSGETSQAAAAEGKSTVTIDGTDQEVQGTVVCSDMGGNTNIAIGDATTGIGAVVSTGDEPAVVSVGLGNVNGVTLGYQSGAGQGEAKAEKDGNTYKISGTATGVDMANPMQPVNKPFEIEVTCP; from the coding sequence TTGAAGCGCGAAATCCTCGTTGCCGTGGGCGGCGCAGCGATCGTCATGGCCGGTGTGTCGGGCTGCGGATCGGACAAGTCGGAGACCTCGGGCGAGACATCGCAGGCGGCGGCCGCCGAAGGCAAGAGCACCGTCACCATCGACGGCACCGACCAGGAAGTCCAGGGCACGGTCGTGTGCTCGGACATGGGCGGCAACACCAACATCGCGATCGGGGATGCGACCACGGGCATCGGCGCGGTGGTCAGCACCGGCGACGAACCCGCGGTGGTCTCGGTCGGTCTGGGCAACGTCAACGGCGTCACCCTCGGCTACCAGAGCGGCGCCGGCCAGGGCGAGGCCAAGGCGGAGAAGGACGGCAACACCTACAAGATCTCCGGCACGGCCACCGGTGTGGACATGGCCAACCCGATGCAGCCGGTGAACAAGCCGTTCGAGATCGAGGTGACCTGCCCGTAG
- a CDS encoding DUF732 domain-containing protein — protein MKSLVGVLSAGLLSSAALLSAPAAGADVVAYLVNVHVRPGYNFPNAEAAIGYGQTICDRVAAKMGYAELVNQVKADFHTTDYYQAGYLINQAVNELCPAQIWQLRQSAAGYTGV, from the coding sequence ATGAAATCGCTGGTCGGGGTGCTGTCGGCGGGTCTGCTGTCATCCGCCGCGCTGCTCTCGGCGCCGGCCGCCGGCGCCGACGTCGTCGCCTATCTGGTCAATGTGCACGTCCGGCCGGGCTACAACTTCCCCAACGCCGAGGCAGCGATCGGGTACGGGCAGACCATCTGTGACCGCGTCGCGGCCAAGATGGGCTACGCCGAACTCGTGAACCAGGTGAAAGCCGACTTCCACACCACGGACTACTACCAAGCGGGTTACCTGATCAACCAGGCCGTCAACGAGCTCTGCCCCGCACAGATCTGGCAGTTGCGGCAGTCGGCCGCCGGCTACACCGGGGTCTGA
- a CDS encoding nitronate monooxygenase family protein — MTNRIQKLLGVEFPVVQAPMTYIARAELAAAVSEGGGLGMIETLTPEGREDLRRVRDLTDRPVAANLMIQGWKRDPSIVEVLVAAGVRHVFTSAGDPALFTDRLHDAGMTVVHVVGSLKGALKAAEARVDALVVEGVEGGGFKSALGASTMVLLPLISERVQLPLICAGGVCDARSGAAAVVLGAEGVQMGTRMLASVEAAVHTNFKDAIVAADDSGTVLLDVPGNPTMRVLRTGLAARIDEHPADARLLGRITDLYFGGDLEASVANTGQVSSRITGLAPAAEIVRRTWADIEWVLDGARARLG; from the coding sequence GTGACCAATCGCATACAGAAGCTGCTCGGCGTCGAGTTCCCCGTCGTGCAGGCCCCGATGACCTACATCGCCCGCGCGGAGCTGGCGGCCGCGGTGTCCGAGGGCGGCGGTCTGGGGATGATCGAGACGCTCACCCCTGAGGGTCGCGAAGACCTGCGGCGCGTCCGGGACCTCACCGACCGCCCGGTCGCCGCGAACCTGATGATCCAGGGCTGGAAGCGGGATCCGTCCATCGTCGAGGTGCTCGTCGCCGCCGGGGTGCGGCACGTGTTCACCTCCGCCGGTGACCCGGCCCTGTTCACCGACCGCCTGCACGACGCCGGGATGACCGTGGTGCACGTGGTCGGATCGCTCAAAGGCGCGCTCAAGGCCGCCGAGGCGAGGGTCGACGCTCTGGTCGTCGAAGGTGTCGAGGGCGGCGGCTTCAAGTCGGCGCTGGGGGCGTCGACGATGGTGCTGCTGCCGCTGATCTCCGAACGGGTGCAGCTGCCGCTGATCTGCGCCGGCGGTGTGTGCGACGCACGCTCCGGCGCGGCCGCGGTGGTACTCGGCGCCGAGGGGGTGCAGATGGGCACCCGCATGCTGGCCAGCGTCGAGGCCGCGGTGCACACCAACTTCAAGGACGCGATCGTCGCGGCCGACGACTCCGGGACGGTGCTGCTCGACGTTCCCGGCAATCCGACGATGCGGGTGCTGCGCACCGGTCTGGCCGCCCGCATCGACGAGCACCCGGCCGACGCACGGCTTCTCGGCCGCATCACCGACCTGTATTTCGGCGGCGACCTGGAGGCCAGCGTCGCCAACACCGGGCAGGTGTCGTCGCGGATCACCGGGCTGGCGCCGGCGGCCGAGATCGTGCGGCGCACCTGGGCCGACATCGAATGGGTGCTGGACGGGGCCCGCGCGAGACTCGGTTGA
- a CDS encoding SGNH/GDSL hydrolase family protein: MTPKRILCYGDSLTWGWVPVADGMPTERYPRDTRWTGVLADRLGAGVEVIEEGLSARTTNADDPTDPRLNGAKYLPSCLAGHLPLDLVILMLGTNDTKAYFHRTPLDIALGMSVLVTQVLTSAGGVGTGYPAPKVLVVAPPALALTPHPWFQLIFEGSQEKSAQLAKVYRAMASFVKVPFFDAGSVISTDGEDGVHFTEQNNLTLGEALHEQVVRLV, translated from the coding sequence ATGACCCCGAAAAGAATCCTCTGCTATGGCGATTCGCTGACCTGGGGGTGGGTGCCCGTTGCCGACGGAATGCCCACCGAACGGTACCCGCGGGACACGCGCTGGACCGGGGTGCTGGCCGACCGGTTGGGCGCCGGCGTCGAGGTGATCGAAGAGGGTCTGTCGGCGCGCACCACCAACGCAGACGATCCGACCGACCCACGCCTCAACGGTGCGAAGTACCTGCCGTCCTGCCTGGCCGGTCATCTCCCGTTGGACCTGGTGATTTTGATGCTGGGCACCAACGACACCAAGGCGTATTTCCACCGCACTCCACTCGACATCGCCCTGGGTATGTCGGTGCTGGTGACCCAGGTTCTCACCAGCGCCGGCGGGGTCGGCACCGGCTATCCGGCGCCCAAGGTGCTGGTGGTGGCGCCACCAGCGCTGGCGCTGACCCCGCACCCGTGGTTTCAGCTGATCTTCGAGGGCAGCCAGGAGAAATCCGCCCAGCTGGCCAAGGTGTACCGCGCGATGGCGTCATTCGTGAAAGTGCCGTTCTTCGATGCCGGTTCGGTGATCTCGACCGACGGGGAAGACGGCGTCCATTTCACCGAGCAGAACAATCTGACGCTCGGTGAGGCGCTGCACGAGCAGGTCGTCAGGCTCGTATGA
- a CDS encoding DeoR/GlpR family DNA-binding transcription regulator: MDSETRQSRIVEFARTRGRVDVASLADELDVASETIRRDLKVLAGRRLLKRVHGGAVPLETAAFESGVEYRSQVDLAQKHRIAAAATELLHGAETVYLDEGFTPRLIAERLAEQELTVVTSSLLAAEALAHSRSVTVLLLGGRMRGRTLATVDHWAVDMLGSLVIDVAYLGTNGISPEHGLTTPDPAVAAVKGTAVQVSRRPVLVAAHSKFGESSFCRFARIGDFEAIVTGRELGADEARRYEALGPVVIRA; encoded by the coding sequence GTGGATTCCGAGACCCGCCAGAGCCGGATCGTCGAATTCGCCCGCACCCGTGGGAGGGTCGACGTCGCCTCGCTCGCCGACGAACTGGACGTCGCGAGCGAGACGATCCGCCGCGATCTGAAGGTTCTGGCGGGCCGCCGCCTGCTCAAGCGGGTGCACGGCGGGGCGGTGCCGTTGGAGACGGCCGCGTTCGAATCCGGTGTCGAGTACCGCAGCCAGGTCGACCTGGCCCAGAAGCACCGGATCGCGGCGGCGGCGACCGAACTGCTGCACGGTGCCGAAACCGTGTATCTCGACGAGGGTTTCACGCCGCGGCTGATCGCCGAACGGCTGGCCGAACAAGAGCTGACCGTGGTGACGTCATCGCTGCTGGCCGCCGAGGCGCTCGCACACAGCCGCAGCGTCACGGTGTTGCTGCTCGGCGGCCGGATGCGGGGGCGGACGCTGGCCACCGTCGATCACTGGGCGGTCGACATGCTCGGCAGTCTGGTCATCGATGTGGCTTACCTTGGCACCAACGGTATTTCGCCGGAACACGGGCTGACCACCCCTGACCCGGCGGTCGCCGCGGTGAAGGGGACCGCGGTGCAGGTGTCCCGCCGACCCGTCCTGGTCGCGGCGCACTCGAAGTTCGGCGAGAGCAGCTTCTGCCGATTCGCCCGGATCGGCGATTTCGAGGCGATCGTGACCGGCCGGGAACTCGGAGCCGACGAGGCGCGCCGCTACGAAGCCCTCGGCCCCGTCGTCATACGAGCCTGA
- a CDS encoding PTS mannitol transporter subunit IICBA: MSHATIEDTAPRTGVRVHVQKLGTALSNMVMPNIAAFIAWGLITALFIEQGWLQGIFDELKNPDGWVAKIGGWGAYDGAGIVGPMITYLLPILIGYTGGRMIHGNRGAVVGAIATIGVVTGADVPMFLGAMIMGPLGGWCMKKLDALWEGKIRPGFEMLIDNFSAGILGMILAIVGFFGIGPIVSAFTRAAGNAVDFLVDNDLLPLTSILIEPAKVLFLNNAINHGVLTPLGTTQALETGKSILFLLEANPGPGLGLLLAYMAFGRGIARASAPGAAIIQFFGGIHEIYFPYVLMKPKLIIATILGGMTGVFINVLFGSGLRAPAAPGSIIAVYAQTASGSFLGVTLSVFGAAAVSFAVAALLLKTDRATDEPDLAAATAEMESMKGKKSSVAGALVGPGGGPTGPIRRIVFACDAGMGSSAMGASVLRKKIQQAGFSDVKVTNAAISNLTDDYDLVVSHRDLTARARQRTGSAVHVSVEDFMGSPRYDEIVEQLKQTNDDGGPAPAPAAGVAEAEAADAEGAGEDVLPLSSIVLNGSATTAVEAINEAGELLVAAGAVERAYIDAMHERESSVSTFMGNGLAIPHGTNEAKDTIRRTGLSFVRYSEPIDWNGKPAEFVVGIAGAGKDHMALLTKIAQVFLKPDEVARLRQATTVEEVKAIVLAADK, encoded by the coding sequence ATGTCACACGCAACAATCGAGGACACGGCCCCGCGGACCGGCGTGCGGGTGCACGTGCAGAAGTTGGGCACCGCGCTGTCGAACATGGTCATGCCCAATATCGCGGCGTTCATCGCGTGGGGTCTGATCACCGCGCTTTTCATCGAGCAGGGCTGGCTGCAGGGCATCTTCGACGAGTTGAAGAACCCGGACGGCTGGGTCGCCAAGATCGGCGGGTGGGGCGCCTACGACGGCGCCGGAATCGTCGGCCCGATGATCACCTACCTGCTGCCGATCCTGATCGGCTACACCGGTGGTCGGATGATCCACGGCAACCGCGGCGCCGTGGTCGGGGCGATCGCCACGATCGGCGTGGTCACCGGCGCCGACGTCCCGATGTTCCTCGGCGCGATGATCATGGGCCCGCTCGGCGGCTGGTGCATGAAGAAGCTCGACGCGCTGTGGGAGGGCAAGATCCGCCCCGGATTCGAGATGCTGATCGACAACTTCTCCGCCGGCATCCTTGGGATGATCCTGGCCATAGTCGGCTTTTTCGGTATCGGGCCGATCGTGTCGGCTTTCACCCGCGCCGCGGGCAATGCCGTCGACTTCCTGGTCGACAACGATCTGCTGCCGCTGACGTCCATCCTGATCGAACCGGCCAAGGTGCTGTTCCTCAACAACGCGATCAATCACGGCGTGCTGACGCCGCTGGGCACCACGCAGGCACTCGAAACCGGCAAGTCGATCCTGTTCCTGCTGGAGGCCAACCCCGGCCCCGGGCTCGGACTTCTGTTGGCCTACATGGCGTTCGGCCGTGGAATCGCCCGCGCGTCGGCCCCGGGTGCGGCGATCATCCAGTTCTTCGGCGGGATCCACGAGATCTACTTCCCGTACGTGCTGATGAAGCCGAAGCTGATCATCGCCACCATCCTCGGCGGCATGACGGGTGTGTTCATCAACGTGCTCTTCGGCTCGGGCCTGCGGGCCCCCGCCGCGCCCGGGTCCATCATCGCGGTCTACGCCCAAACCGCCAGCGGCAGCTTCCTCGGCGTCACGCTGTCGGTGTTCGGTGCGGCGGCGGTATCCTTCGCGGTCGCGGCGCTGCTGCTCAAGACCGACCGGGCCACCGACGAGCCGGACCTCGCCGCGGCCACCGCCGAGATGGAGTCGATGAAGGGCAAGAAGTCGAGCGTGGCCGGCGCTCTGGTGGGCCCCGGCGGCGGCCCGACCGGACCCATCCGGCGCATCGTGTTCGCCTGCGACGCCGGCATGGGTTCGTCGGCGATGGGAGCGTCGGTGCTGCGCAAGAAGATTCAGCAGGCCGGCTTCAGTGACGTCAAGGTCACCAACGCCGCGATCTCGAACCTGACCGACGACTACGACCTGGTGGTCTCCCACCGCGACCTGACCGCACGCGCCCGCCAGCGCACCGGGTCCGCCGTCCACGTCTCGGTCGAGGACTTCATGGGCAGTCCGCGTTACGACGAGATCGTCGAACAGCTCAAGCAAACCAACGACGACGGCGGCCCGGCGCCCGCCCCCGCGGCTGGGGTCGCCGAGGCCGAGGCGGCCGACGCGGAAGGCGCTGGCGAGGACGTTCTGCCGTTGTCGTCGATCGTGCTGAACGGTTCGGCGACGACGGCCGTCGAGGCGATCAACGAAGCCGGTGAGCTGCTGGTCGCTGCGGGCGCGGTGGAACGGGCCTACATCGACGCGATGCACGAGCGCGAATCCTCGGTGTCCACCTTCATGGGCAACGGGCTGGCCATCCCGCACGGCACCAACGAGGCCAAGGACACCATCCGGCGTACAGGGCTGTCGTTCGTGCGGTACTCCGAGCCGATCGACTGGAACGGCAAGCCCGCGGAGTTCGTCGTCGGGATCGCCGGAGCCGGTAAGGACCACATGGCGCTGTTGACCAAGATCGCGCAGGTGTTCCTCAAACCCGACGAGGTCGCCCGGCTGCGGCAGGCCACCACAGTCGAGGAGGTCAAGGCCATCGTGTTGGCCGCCGACAAGTAG
- a CDS encoding zinc-dependent dehydrogenase, which yields MKALRFYAPEDVRLEDVPEPVCGPDEVKLRVRNCSTCGTDVKIFYNGHQNLTPPRTIGHEIAGEIVEVGANVNATYGSNWQAGDRVQVIAAVPCGECHECRKGWMAVCQNQTSMGYQYDGGFAEYMIVPRQVLKVDGLNRIPDNVGFDEASAAEPFACAINAQELLGIEEGDTVVVFGAGPIGCMHIRIARGVHKCGPIYLVDVNDARLKMSADAVNPDGVINAAEVDVVEKVMELTGGRGADVVITATAANIAQEQAISMAARNGRISFFGGLPKTDPTITCDSNVVHYRQLHIHGANGSAPEHNKRALEYISTGQVPVKDLITRHIPLDDVLDAFQIVKNGEAIKVTVEPAPAEVAAPV from the coding sequence ATGAAGGCTCTGCGCTTCTACGCCCCCGAGGACGTCCGGCTCGAGGATGTCCCGGAGCCGGTCTGCGGACCCGACGAGGTGAAGCTGCGCGTGCGCAACTGCTCCACCTGCGGCACCGACGTGAAGATCTTCTACAACGGCCACCAGAACCTGACGCCGCCGCGGACCATCGGGCACGAGATTGCCGGCGAGATCGTCGAGGTCGGCGCCAACGTGAACGCGACGTACGGCAGCAATTGGCAGGCCGGCGACCGCGTGCAGGTGATCGCCGCGGTGCCGTGCGGAGAGTGCCACGAGTGCCGTAAAGGCTGGATGGCGGTGTGCCAGAACCAGACCTCGATGGGCTACCAGTACGACGGCGGCTTCGCCGAATACATGATCGTGCCCCGGCAGGTACTCAAAGTCGATGGGCTGAACCGGATTCCGGACAACGTCGGCTTCGACGAGGCGTCGGCGGCCGAGCCGTTCGCGTGCGCGATCAACGCCCAGGAGCTGCTCGGCATCGAGGAGGGCGACACCGTCGTGGTGTTCGGTGCGGGCCCGATCGGCTGCATGCACATCCGCATCGCACGCGGCGTGCACAAGTGCGGGCCGATCTATCTCGTCGACGTCAACGACGCACGGCTGAAGATGTCGGCCGACGCCGTGAACCCCGACGGTGTGATCAACGCCGCCGAGGTCGACGTCGTCGAGAAGGTCATGGAGCTCACCGGCGGACGCGGCGCCGACGTCGTGATCACCGCCACGGCCGCCAATATCGCTCAGGAGCAAGCGATTTCGATGGCAGCGCGTAACGGCCGCATCTCGTTCTTCGGGGGGCTGCCCAAGACCGACCCGACCATCACCTGCGACTCGAACGTCGTGCACTACCGCCAACTTCACATCCACGGCGCGAACGGTTCGGCACCCGAGCACAACAAGCGGGCACTGGAGTACATCTCGACCGGTCAGGTGCCGGTGAAGGACCTCATCACCCGGCACATCCCCCTGGACGACGTTCTCGACGCGTTCCAGATCGTCAAAAACGGTGAGGCGATCAAGGTGACCGTCGAGCCCGCACCGGCCGAGGTGGCCGCGCCGGTCTAG
- a CDS encoding DUF2975 domain-containing protein produces the protein MLRIFLLALFAILLLLQTMSLPGQFAHMAAESPDRAYLRWPLTAVSVFLVLCAQVVLVCTWKLLTLVSRDQIFRPVSMIWVNAILGAIAVGWTVFLALFVYIGFQADDPGLPLLMLLLLTGGAVVGLLLVVMRALLRQATALRTDMDAVI, from the coding sequence TTGCTGCGAATCTTCCTGCTCGCGCTGTTCGCGATCTTGCTGTTGCTGCAGACGATGTCGCTGCCAGGGCAATTCGCACATATGGCAGCGGAGTCGCCGGACCGGGCGTACCTGCGGTGGCCGCTCACGGCGGTGTCGGTGTTCCTCGTGCTCTGTGCGCAGGTCGTTCTGGTCTGCACGTGGAAGTTGCTCACGCTGGTCAGCAGAGACCAGATCTTCCGGCCGGTGTCGATGATCTGGGTGAACGCCATCCTCGGCGCGATCGCGGTCGGGTGGACGGTGTTTCTGGCGCTGTTTGTCTACATCGGGTTCCAGGCCGACGATCCCGGGCTGCCGCTGTTGATGCTCCTGTTACTGACCGGTGGCGCGGTAGTCGGCCTGCTGCTGGTGGTGATGCGGGCGTTGCTTCGACAGGCGACTGCTCTGCGCACCGACATGGACGCGGTCATCTGA
- a CDS encoding helix-turn-helix transcriptional regulator: MAIVVRIDVQLARHKMSVGEFATRIGLTPANVAVLKNGRAKAVRFSTLEAMCRVLDCQPGDLLEWIPD, encoded by the coding sequence ATGGCCATCGTCGTGCGCATCGATGTCCAGCTGGCCCGGCACAAGATGAGCGTCGGTGAATTCGCCACACGGATCGGCCTCACGCCGGCCAACGTGGCGGTGCTGAAGAACGGTCGCGCGAAGGCGGTCCGCTTCAGCACGCTGGAGGCGATGTGCCGAGTTCTCGACTGCCAGCCCGGTGATCTGCTGGAGTGGATCCCCGATTGA
- a CDS encoding acetyl-CoA hydrolase/transferase family protein, giving the protein MPEELTAEEAAARLTPADTLGLPLGPGQPPAFLRALGARTDWRDLRVYGALLAVGTDLFGRAGVHYLSGFYGPLERVLRDSGADIDFTPADFRRFGQLMERQSPRVMTTVAAPPDTDGWCSLSLHAGGTETELRRAGADPDRLLVVEVSQAYPQTFGHGEHRHALHVDDIDILVRSTEAPLALPSPPPTDTDTAIARHAVTFIPPGATLQTGIGSIPSQIAALLAQGEGGDYGLHSEMFTDGCMQLHLAGKVTNTAKGRFDGVSVTTFAFGSEELYAWLDGNPEVAFLPVEIVNSPEVIGANHHMISINGALAVDIHGQVVADTIGGDQFSGIGGAEDFVAGAGLELTDRSLICLPSTFDDGGRLQSRIVPQFDAGAIITTPRHHVDVIVTEYGAAELEGKTVQQRGHALAAIAHPLFRDELLAAADRAARRRG; this is encoded by the coding sequence ATGCCCGAGGAACTGACCGCCGAAGAGGCCGCCGCCCGGCTCACGCCCGCCGACACCCTCGGTCTGCCGCTGGGACCGGGCCAGCCTCCGGCGTTCCTGCGCGCGCTCGGCGCCCGCACGGACTGGAGGGATCTGCGGGTCTACGGTGCGCTGCTGGCCGTCGGAACCGACCTGTTCGGCCGGGCCGGTGTGCACTATCTGTCCGGTTTCTACGGCCCGCTGGAACGGGTGCTGCGGGATTCCGGCGCTGACATCGACTTCACCCCGGCCGACTTCCGCCGGTTCGGGCAGCTGATGGAACGGCAGTCGCCGCGCGTGATGACCACAGTCGCCGCACCGCCGGACACCGACGGCTGGTGCTCGCTGTCGCTGCACGCCGGCGGAACCGAGACCGAGCTGCGCCGCGCCGGCGCCGACCCGGACCGACTGCTCGTCGTCGAGGTTTCGCAGGCCTACCCCCAGACGTTCGGCCACGGCGAGCATCGGCACGCACTGCACGTCGACGACATCGACATCCTGGTGCGGTCGACCGAGGCGCCGCTGGCGTTGCCGAGTCCGCCGCCCACCGACACCGACACCGCAATCGCTCGTCACGCTGTCACCTTCATCCCGCCCGGTGCCACGTTGCAGACCGGGATCGGTTCCATCCCAAGCCAAATCGCGGCGCTACTGGCCCAGGGCGAGGGCGGAGACTACGGCCTGCACAGCGAGATGTTCACCGACGGCTGCATGCAGTTGCACCTGGCCGGCAAGGTCACCAACACCGCCAAGGGACGATTCGACGGAGTCAGTGTGACGACGTTCGCGTTCGGTTCCGAGGAGCTCTACGCGTGGTTGGACGGCAACCCCGAGGTCGCGTTCCTTCCGGTGGAGATCGTCAACTCGCCCGAGGTGATCGGGGCCAACCATCACATGATCTCGATCAACGGGGCGCTGGCGGTCGACATCCACGGCCAGGTGGTCGCCGACACGATCGGCGGCGACCAGTTCAGCGGTATCGGCGGGGCCGAGGATTTCGTCGCCGGCGCCGGTCTGGAGCTGACCGACCGTTCGCTGATCTGCCTGCCCTCGACGTTCGACGACGGCGGCCGGCTGCAGTCCCGGATCGTGCCACAGTTCGACGCCGGCGCGATCATCACCACGCCGCGCCATCACGTCGACGTCATCGTCACCGAGTACGGCGCCGCCGAGTTGGAAGGCAAGACCGTTCAGCAGCGCGGGCACGCACTCGCGGCGATCGCACATCCGCTGTTCCGCGACGAACTGCTCGCCGCGGCCGACCGTGCCGCCCGGCGCCGGGGCTGA
- a CDS encoding CsbD family protein, whose product MGADDKASNKIEDLGGKAKEGVGKLTGDKDTENEGKLDQAKSSLKDAGEKVKDAFKN is encoded by the coding sequence ATGGGTGCCGACGACAAGGCAAGCAACAAGATCGAAGACCTCGGCGGGAAGGCCAAGGAGGGCGTCGGCAAGCTGACCGGCGACAAGGACACCGAGAACGAGGGCAAGCTCGACCAGGCCAAGTCCAGCCTCAAGGACGCCGGCGAGAAGGTCAAAGACGCGTTCAAGAACTGA